The genomic stretch TCGCCGGACCTGGGGACACCGGAAGGGACAGCCCCGGAAGTCACCGATCCGATCCGGTGATCCTCGATGACCCGTGCGGCGACGGACGCGATGGATGAAATGGACGCGGCGGCAAGGTTTTTTTTAATCCACCATGAGGTCCACGCTGGCGCTCTAAACAAATTGTTTACGCCCGTCGCGGGCACGTTTTCGTGATCCGGCTCCGCCTCCCGGCCCCCGCGAAGGCTACCCGCGACCTGCTCCGGCATCGCGCGCGCTGGCTGGCCTGCGGTGATGACTGATTGCTCGCCCGCCCGGCCCCGGCGTCGCGGATCACTGGCGGTGAATGATTGGTGGGCGAGAGATCGGTCATGTCTCGGGTACAGTGGATTCTTGGGGGGTTCAGATGTGCGCGTCGGGGAGTTAAGGTTTGGAATGGAAAGGACAATGATCATGGTCCGATGATGCTGATCTGAGACAGATGATAAGCAACTTCAAAAAGCTGGAAAGGACAATGATCATGGTTCCGATAATGCTGATCTGAGACAGATGATAATAGAAGTTATGGAATGGGTTAGAGTAACTCCaaaaggctgctaatcttatcccaatatcttttttaggaaaaaagaaaaacgaaCTTCAAGAGTCCATctaaaactaaaaaaattgGTGACGCGAAAAAAACACCCCTCCTCCCGCAAATATTCAAGACCCCCGTCTTTCCCCAATCcatgcccccccccccgcgtTTCTTTCCGAGCCGGACGGTGCCGACGGATCCGCCCTCGAAGGCCAcgtagccgccgccggcggcggctaagAGTGAGGAGAGGTCGGCGTAGAGATCAACGACGTGGCGGAtgtggcctgttcgcttcagcttacaagccggctgaaaagctaaaacggctgatttgttgtgagaggaaaatactgtttgatggctgataagtcgactaaataagctgaagcgaacaggttgGTTATTGTTCAGCTCCCGGATGAGGCCGATGTTGTAGGAGAGGTTGCTGGGCACCTTGGACTCGTGGTTCTGGTTGATCTCGTTGATGAGGACGCGGTTCTGGTCCTGCAGGCTCTGCACGAAGCTCGTCTGGAACGCGTGCAGCACCTTGGTgtccacgccggcgccggcgccgccgccgaaaccCGACAGCGTCGTCTTGCCACCCTCGGATGCGCTCCCTCCTCTGCTTCTTTATCAGTAGCTctgttgttggcttgttgcgCGCATGTGCCTGAATTCTTGGCGTCTACTTGAATTTTGGGAGGGCTTCTCAGCTCTGCATAGTCTGCAAATAAGAACGGGGGAAATTGGTGAGAGAACGGGTGATGATGCCTGCCCAGGAACCGGGCGAGCTCCTGGtccgggaggaggatgccggcCACGGCCTCGCGGACGAATGAGTCGGTGACGCGTGGGGTCAGCGACCCGACCTCGATGTCATCGGCGAGCTGATCCCAGTGGAGCTGCAGGAAGCGGATGGTGCGGAGGAGGCCCGATGCGAAGATGGCGCCCACGCGGAGCACGTCGTGGCGCTGGCATAGCCTGCAGGCCATCTGCGCGTACATGCTCTAGAACATGTCGGCGCAAAGGATGGCGGCCATCGGGCTGGTGTAGTCGTGGTATGGGTCGTAGAGGTCGTCGTCTCCGACTTGATGAAGAGGAAGTGGAGGGCTTTGCCCTTGCCCGGCACATACCTCTAAGCATCAGGTTGTAATCGGAGCATCAGTACAAACTGTGTGTCTTGTTCCATTCGACACCAATTCATCATGCCATATTTTTTCGTGATCCGTAGCGGCAGCAGTGGCGGGGCGAGCACATCGGCCTGGCGCTCGGCAGGCAACCTTGCCGCAgaggcggacggcgacggcaaCAACGGTCTCGGGCTAGGCCTCAACCTCGGCATCGGGTTCGGGCAGAAAGACGGCGGCAGaaaggcggcgccggcggttgAGGTGGTGCTGACCAAGTGCCTGGAGTGCTCTGAGAGGGAAAGGAAGGTGTCTGGTGTCATGGGTGGGAGGTGGGCAGGCCAAGTAAATGTAAATGGGCCTAATTATGATAACGTGGTCTTTTTTTAAATTATTAGGGAGTAGGTTTTAGCCCTGCTGTGGCCTTGATATATTTTTGGAGGAAAAATTTTTAGCATAGTCCCCAATACCTTGTTttagggaagaattttttgagcaACTCTTGGAGTCGGTGGAATTGTTCAAACACCCGAAACGTACGGTCCCAATcgaaaagaaattttttttggagtgGTCAAATGTAGGCGTAAAAAATGAATGGTGGTTGTATTTTTGTAAGTGTTTCGATTTGGTAATTATATCAAAAGAAATGTAAATCATGGCAATTAGCCCATTAAGCTTGAATTATGTATGACTGATGATTGACACCACAGCATGGCCAAATCACAACAATTCCCACATTTTTACTTTGTATTTGTACCCCTTCCGTCCTCTAGTCCTTCCATCTATAACAATCCTCTATAGGCAAACCTTAGCAATGACGCTCATCCACATATTATAAAACATAGAGCCATCATTCATATGAGCATATTCCCTTTCTAATGTTGTTGTTGCTTCGTTACGGATGAggagataaaaggaaaggacaaaaagaaaaataggggACTCAGATAGTAAGGAGTGGACAGAACAATGGATGGATAATACCGGACCATCATGAAACATGGGCAATTCAATTAGTGGGCCATCTACGAGCGCTTAGGGTCCCTAGACTTGTAATTGTTCGTTAATTATGCATGTTAAAAAAGCATATGGTTAAGGTGTTAATAATCGTATCGTCGCAGTTGGGTGTGATTTTTTTAGACAATGTTAGGTGAGATTAACGGGCATTATTTATACTTTACTAATtatgatggacaaactgaaatACGATGAGAAATACAGTATCTGTTCATGTGTTTTACGATAATCCATTCATTCACGGAGTTCAAGTTTTACATCAAGAAAAACAAGTGGATCGACAAACTAAGTGCAACACCCTGGTTGGTTCAGAAGCTACACGTATGTGCAACTGTATTTTACTAGGAAACAGACAGGCCCACGTCGGTAGCCCAAGGGGGGTGAGTTCACGAGTGCGCTGCATGCCCCTCAAACTCAAAGCCTCGAACATTTTTCTGGGTGGGCTCGGTGGGCGTTCTGGCCAAATTTTAGTGGGCTTCCACACTATTAAGTCCAAAGCCTACTTGCAAGTTTTGCAACTTAAAAGAGGAGCCCTGCCTGAAGACTTGCGTTAACATTCTTTT from Setaria italica strain Yugu1 chromosome II, Setaria_italica_v2.0, whole genome shotgun sequence encodes the following:
- the LOC101771041 gene encoding uncharacterized protein LOC101771041, which gives rise to MACRLCQRHDVLRVGAIFASGLLRTIRFLQLHWDQLADDIEVGSLTPRVTDSFVREAVAGILLPDQELARFLGRGGSASEGGKTTLSGFGGGAGAGVDTKVLHAFQTSFVQSLQDQNRVLINEINQNHESKVPSNLSYNIGLIRELNNNQPRTGHIRHVVDLYADLSSLLAAAGGGYVAFEGGSVGTLFEVAYHLSQISIIGP